A single region of the Hylaeus volcanicus isolate JK05 chromosome 5, UHH_iyHylVolc1.0_haploid, whole genome shotgun sequence genome encodes:
- the LOC128877008 gene encoding uncharacterized protein LOC128877008 isoform X1, which produces MEASEWDHATLREEEFEQHAVYLVPDVAASSGDTNRAEASLPRNLVLKPSQALNDVRSSAKESFLETSLALGVWSTSYIPKGTRFGPLVGQVYTKDSVPADANRKYFWRVYKNNELFYYIDGYDVQKSNWMRYVNPAYSSESQNLIACQYKMNIYFYTIKPILPNQELMVWYCREFAERLNYPLTGELMLQRIRQQVQQSALPTEIIPPSVDVVSPLKDSSIYERRSQMTPTDGSVRSDEGYHSNYHDEILTPPEESSESDSENNYVLDFSKNAKTSVCANEVLKQDNAAAKNEYRKVKIKITKTYGNFQAAKSLEGNGKDKDQELSSRAVTPELQKPMSPVILQKNSVLSTVNEDEIEKAPKPFYEPEAKGNMPVSGRPAYLTSPSSSILENILLRSSTDNNNNNSHNHHHNGVQQHHQHHQIHHQTHLDSVTPPPSSPTEMAYSYKKSHRYGNILPCSPDSSSNLPMQADACVNSTSGNSALPMQSPTSNLHSSTGSLHSSTGNLHSSTGPNVLQSHPGSIHSSSNASNHHTAANVLSSSTILTSTSNLHSSTTSCPAKRKTKSPSPSANPTGPSTPTILYSSSGGCQIESSQVYPGSTVSSNQSVSPISPIQSPSSYPYGIYHQNGSLHHNVAPLTINCTAYSPTPSGNVVYERPDGRRLEAATSSHQLPTSSTMQIDTNQALIAGTHNLHLGHHPGLTIHANPSSLNRYSPASSLSPDDHGCSQSGSLSPNSQGSRGYRSLPYPLKKKDGKMHYECNVCCKTFGQLSNLKVHLRTHSGERPFKCNVCTKSFTQLAHLQKHHLVHTGEKPHQCEICKKRFSSTSNLKTHLRLHSGQKPYACDLCPAKFTQFVHLKLHKRLHTNERPYTCQGCDKKYISASGLRTHWKTTSCRPNNIEDELALAAAVGSPTYYEYGPDMNVGTMPKECELEHIDNYERHGSAHGPHSTSLHNLENSVSRPSVIETSQPHIIECT; this is translated from the exons ATGGAGGCCAGCGAGTGGGATCACGCGACCTTGAGGGAAGAGGAATTCGAGCAGCATGCCGTGTATTTGGTACCGGATGTGGCGGCGTCGTCGGGCGACACCAATCGCGCGGAAGCGTCCCTGCCGAGAAATTTGGTCCTCAAGCCCTCTCAGGCCCTCAACGATGTACGTTCCTCCGCCAAAGAATCATTTCTCGAGACCTCCTTG GCTTTGGGAGTATGGAGCACGAGCTACATCCCCAAAGGGACGAGATTTGGCCCTCTGGTGGGCCAAGTGTACACCAAGGATTCTGTACCAGCCGACGCGAACCGGAAGTACTTCTGGAGG GTGTACAAGAACAACGAGCTGTTCTACTACATCGACGGTTACGACGTGCAGAAATCGAATTGGATGCGTTACGTAAACCCGGCTTATTCGTCCGAATCGCAGAACCTAATAGCATGCCAGTATAAG atgaacatttatttttacacaatCAAGCCGATACTACCGAACCAAGAACTTATGGTGTGGTACTGCCGAGAGTTCGCGGAAAGGCTCAATTACCCCCTAACGGGCGAACTGATGCTTCAAAGAATAC GACAACAAGTACAACAATCGGCGTTACCAACCGAGATCATCCCCCCGAGCGTGGACGTGGTGTCGCCCCTGAAGGACTCGTCGATCTACGAGCGACGCTCGCAGATGACCCCTACCGACGGCTCCGTCAGATCGGACGAGGGCTACCACTCCAACTACCACGACGAGATCCTCACGCCCCCCGAGGAGAGCAGCGAGTCCGACTCGGAGAACAACTACGTGCTGGACTTCAGCAAGAACGCGAAGACGTCCGTGTGCGCCAACGAGGTGCTCAAGCAGGACAACGCCGCGGCGAAGAACGAGTACAGGAAGGTGAAGATCAAGATCACGAAGACTTACGGGAACTTCCAGGCGGCGAAGAGCCTAGAGGGGAACGGAAAGGACAAGGACCAGGAGCTCTCGAGCAGAGCGGTGACACCGGAGCTTCAGAAGCCCATGTCCCCCGTGATCCTCCAGAAGAACTCCGTTCTGTCCACCGTCAACGAGGACGAGATAGAGAAGGCCCCGAAACCGTTCTACGAGCCCGAAGCGAAGGGCAACATGCCCGTTTCCGGGAGGCCAGCCTACCTAACCAGCCCCAGCAGTTCCATTCTCGAGAACATCCTCCTCCGCAGCAGCACcgacaacaacaacaacaacagccaCAACCACCACCACAACGGCGTCCAGCAACACCACCAGCACCACCAGATCCATCACCAGACCCATCTGGACTCCGTCACCCCACCGCCGTCCAGCCCCACGGAGATGGCGTACTCTTACAAGAAGTCCCATCGCTACGGAAACATCCTCCCCTGCAGCCCTGACTCCAGCTCGAACCTACCGATGCAGGCGGACGCATGCGTCAATTCTACCAGCGGGAACAGCGCCCTCCCCATGCAGAGCCCCACCAGCAACCTGCACTCCAGCACGGGGAGCCTCCACTCGAGCACGGGGAACCTCCACTCCAGCACAGGGCCCAACGTCCTCCAGTCCCATCCCGGTAGCATCCATTCATCCAGCAACGCGAGCAACCACCACACCGCCGCGAACGTCCTCTCCTCCAGCACGATACTGACGTCCACCAGCAACCTCCATTCCTCCACGACGAGCTGCCCCGCTAAAAGGAAGACCAAGAGCCCGTCGCCATCCGCGAACCCCACGGGACCGTCCACCCCCACGATCCTCTACTCCAGCTCGGGCGGTTGTCAGATTGAGTCCAGCCAGGTGTACCCGGGCTCAACGGTGAGCAGCAACCAGAGCGTCTCGCCCATCTCGCCCATCCAATCGCCCTCGTCCTACCCTTACGGCATCTACCATCAAAACGGCTCGCTGCACCACAACGTGGCACCCTTGACCATCAACTGCACCGCCTACTCGCCGACACCCAGTGGCAACGTCGTCTACGAGAGGCCGGACGGCAGGAGGCTGGAGGCCGCAACCAGCAGCCACCAGCTGCCCACCTCCTCCACCATGCAGATCGACACCAACCAAGCGTTGATCGCTGGCACGCACAATCTCCACCTGGGTCACCATCCGGGACTGACCATCCACGCGAACCCCTCGTCACTGAACCGATACTCGCCCGCGAGTTCCCTGTCGCCGGACGACCACGGCTGCTCGCAGAGCGGCTCCCTGAGCCCCAACTCCCAGGGCTCCAGGGGCTACAGGTCGTTGCCCTACCCCCTCAAGAAGAAGGACGGCAAGATGCACTACGAGTGCAACGTCTGCTGCAAGACCTTCGGCCAGCTCTCGAACCTCAAGGTCCACCTGAGGACGCACTCGGGCGAGAGACCGTTCAAGTGCAACGTCTGCACCAAGAGCTTCACCCAGCTGGCCCATCTACAGAAACACCATCTCGTTCACACTG GCGAAAAACCCCACCAATGCGAGATCTGCAAGAAGAGGTTCAGCTCTACCTCGAACCTAAAGACCCACTTGAGACTGCATTCCGGCCAAAAGCCCTACGCCTGCGACCTGTGCCCCGCGAAATTCACCCAGTTCGTTCATTTGAAGCTGCACAAGAGGTTACACACAAACGAGAGGCCCTACACCTGCCAAGGCTGCGACAAGAAGTACATAAGCGCTAGCGGCCTTAGGACCCACTGGAAGACGACCAGCTGCAGGCCCAACAATATCGAGGACGAGCTTGCCCTGGCCGCGGCCGTGGGCTCGCCGACCTACTACGAGTACGGCCCTGACATGAATGTCG GAACCATGCCGAAGGAATGCGAACTGGAGCACATCGACAATTACGAGAGGCACGGATCCGCTCACGGGCCGCACTCCACGTCCCTCCACAACCTGGAGAACTCCGTGAGTCGGCCAAGCGTCATAGAGACCTCCCAGCCTCACATAATCGAGTGCACCTAA
- the LOC128877008 gene encoding neurotrophin receptor-interacting factor 1 isoform X2 encodes MEASEWDHATLREEEFEQHAVYLVPDVAASSGDTNRAEASLPRNLVLKPSQALNDALGVWSTSYIPKGTRFGPLVGQVYTKDSVPADANRKYFWRVYKNNELFYYIDGYDVQKSNWMRYVNPAYSSESQNLIACQYKMNIYFYTIKPILPNQELMVWYCREFAERLNYPLTGELMLQRIRQQVQQSALPTEIIPPSVDVVSPLKDSSIYERRSQMTPTDGSVRSDEGYHSNYHDEILTPPEESSESDSENNYVLDFSKNAKTSVCANEVLKQDNAAAKNEYRKVKIKITKTYGNFQAAKSLEGNGKDKDQELSSRAVTPELQKPMSPVILQKNSVLSTVNEDEIEKAPKPFYEPEAKGNMPVSGRPAYLTSPSSSILENILLRSSTDNNNNNSHNHHHNGVQQHHQHHQIHHQTHLDSVTPPPSSPTEMAYSYKKSHRYGNILPCSPDSSSNLPMQADACVNSTSGNSALPMQSPTSNLHSSTGSLHSSTGNLHSSTGPNVLQSHPGSIHSSSNASNHHTAANVLSSSTILTSTSNLHSSTTSCPAKRKTKSPSPSANPTGPSTPTILYSSSGGCQIESSQVYPGSTVSSNQSVSPISPIQSPSSYPYGIYHQNGSLHHNVAPLTINCTAYSPTPSGNVVYERPDGRRLEAATSSHQLPTSSTMQIDTNQALIAGTHNLHLGHHPGLTIHANPSSLNRYSPASSLSPDDHGCSQSGSLSPNSQGSRGYRSLPYPLKKKDGKMHYECNVCCKTFGQLSNLKVHLRTHSGERPFKCNVCTKSFTQLAHLQKHHLVHTGEKPHQCEICKKRFSSTSNLKTHLRLHSGQKPYACDLCPAKFTQFVHLKLHKRLHTNERPYTCQGCDKKYISASGLRTHWKTTSCRPNNIEDELALAAAVGSPTYYEYGPDMNVGTMPKECELEHIDNYERHGSAHGPHSTSLHNLENSVSRPSVIETSQPHIIECT; translated from the exons ATGGAGGCCAGCGAGTGGGATCACGCGACCTTGAGGGAAGAGGAATTCGAGCAGCATGCCGTGTATTTGGTACCGGATGTGGCGGCGTCGTCGGGCGACACCAATCGCGCGGAAGCGTCCCTGCCGAGAAATTTGGTCCTCAAGCCCTCTCAGGCCCTCAACGAT GCTTTGGGAGTATGGAGCACGAGCTACATCCCCAAAGGGACGAGATTTGGCCCTCTGGTGGGCCAAGTGTACACCAAGGATTCTGTACCAGCCGACGCGAACCGGAAGTACTTCTGGAGG GTGTACAAGAACAACGAGCTGTTCTACTACATCGACGGTTACGACGTGCAGAAATCGAATTGGATGCGTTACGTAAACCCGGCTTATTCGTCCGAATCGCAGAACCTAATAGCATGCCAGTATAAG atgaacatttatttttacacaatCAAGCCGATACTACCGAACCAAGAACTTATGGTGTGGTACTGCCGAGAGTTCGCGGAAAGGCTCAATTACCCCCTAACGGGCGAACTGATGCTTCAAAGAATAC GACAACAAGTACAACAATCGGCGTTACCAACCGAGATCATCCCCCCGAGCGTGGACGTGGTGTCGCCCCTGAAGGACTCGTCGATCTACGAGCGACGCTCGCAGATGACCCCTACCGACGGCTCCGTCAGATCGGACGAGGGCTACCACTCCAACTACCACGACGAGATCCTCACGCCCCCCGAGGAGAGCAGCGAGTCCGACTCGGAGAACAACTACGTGCTGGACTTCAGCAAGAACGCGAAGACGTCCGTGTGCGCCAACGAGGTGCTCAAGCAGGACAACGCCGCGGCGAAGAACGAGTACAGGAAGGTGAAGATCAAGATCACGAAGACTTACGGGAACTTCCAGGCGGCGAAGAGCCTAGAGGGGAACGGAAAGGACAAGGACCAGGAGCTCTCGAGCAGAGCGGTGACACCGGAGCTTCAGAAGCCCATGTCCCCCGTGATCCTCCAGAAGAACTCCGTTCTGTCCACCGTCAACGAGGACGAGATAGAGAAGGCCCCGAAACCGTTCTACGAGCCCGAAGCGAAGGGCAACATGCCCGTTTCCGGGAGGCCAGCCTACCTAACCAGCCCCAGCAGTTCCATTCTCGAGAACATCCTCCTCCGCAGCAGCACcgacaacaacaacaacaacagccaCAACCACCACCACAACGGCGTCCAGCAACACCACCAGCACCACCAGATCCATCACCAGACCCATCTGGACTCCGTCACCCCACCGCCGTCCAGCCCCACGGAGATGGCGTACTCTTACAAGAAGTCCCATCGCTACGGAAACATCCTCCCCTGCAGCCCTGACTCCAGCTCGAACCTACCGATGCAGGCGGACGCATGCGTCAATTCTACCAGCGGGAACAGCGCCCTCCCCATGCAGAGCCCCACCAGCAACCTGCACTCCAGCACGGGGAGCCTCCACTCGAGCACGGGGAACCTCCACTCCAGCACAGGGCCCAACGTCCTCCAGTCCCATCCCGGTAGCATCCATTCATCCAGCAACGCGAGCAACCACCACACCGCCGCGAACGTCCTCTCCTCCAGCACGATACTGACGTCCACCAGCAACCTCCATTCCTCCACGACGAGCTGCCCCGCTAAAAGGAAGACCAAGAGCCCGTCGCCATCCGCGAACCCCACGGGACCGTCCACCCCCACGATCCTCTACTCCAGCTCGGGCGGTTGTCAGATTGAGTCCAGCCAGGTGTACCCGGGCTCAACGGTGAGCAGCAACCAGAGCGTCTCGCCCATCTCGCCCATCCAATCGCCCTCGTCCTACCCTTACGGCATCTACCATCAAAACGGCTCGCTGCACCACAACGTGGCACCCTTGACCATCAACTGCACCGCCTACTCGCCGACACCCAGTGGCAACGTCGTCTACGAGAGGCCGGACGGCAGGAGGCTGGAGGCCGCAACCAGCAGCCACCAGCTGCCCACCTCCTCCACCATGCAGATCGACACCAACCAAGCGTTGATCGCTGGCACGCACAATCTCCACCTGGGTCACCATCCGGGACTGACCATCCACGCGAACCCCTCGTCACTGAACCGATACTCGCCCGCGAGTTCCCTGTCGCCGGACGACCACGGCTGCTCGCAGAGCGGCTCCCTGAGCCCCAACTCCCAGGGCTCCAGGGGCTACAGGTCGTTGCCCTACCCCCTCAAGAAGAAGGACGGCAAGATGCACTACGAGTGCAACGTCTGCTGCAAGACCTTCGGCCAGCTCTCGAACCTCAAGGTCCACCTGAGGACGCACTCGGGCGAGAGACCGTTCAAGTGCAACGTCTGCACCAAGAGCTTCACCCAGCTGGCCCATCTACAGAAACACCATCTCGTTCACACTG GCGAAAAACCCCACCAATGCGAGATCTGCAAGAAGAGGTTCAGCTCTACCTCGAACCTAAAGACCCACTTGAGACTGCATTCCGGCCAAAAGCCCTACGCCTGCGACCTGTGCCCCGCGAAATTCACCCAGTTCGTTCATTTGAAGCTGCACAAGAGGTTACACACAAACGAGAGGCCCTACACCTGCCAAGGCTGCGACAAGAAGTACATAAGCGCTAGCGGCCTTAGGACCCACTGGAAGACGACCAGCTGCAGGCCCAACAATATCGAGGACGAGCTTGCCCTGGCCGCGGCCGTGGGCTCGCCGACCTACTACGAGTACGGCCCTGACATGAATGTCG GAACCATGCCGAAGGAATGCGAACTGGAGCACATCGACAATTACGAGAGGCACGGATCCGCTCACGGGCCGCACTCCACGTCCCTCCACAACCTGGAGAACTCCGTGAGTCGGCCAAGCGTCATAGAGACCTCCCAGCCTCACATAATCGAGTGCACCTAA